One segment of Actinomycetota bacterium DNA contains the following:
- a CDS encoding YtxH domain-containing protein: MTNAEERGYSSGLAVGLGLSLGLLIGLAIGLLYAPKPGKEMREELKTKGSEYFEKSKEGWEVALEKAKEGIEIGKAKIEELAGKIKESTAKIEEQVEE; encoded by the coding sequence ATGACAAACGCAGAAGAAAGAGGTTATAGTTCAGGATTAGCGGTTGGATTAGGATTATCCTTAGGTTTACTTATTGGATTAGCCATAGGTTTGCTATATGCCCCAAAACCTGGGAAGGAAATGCGAGAGGAACTCAAGACAAAAGGCTCAGAATATTTTGAAAAAAGTAAAGAAGGTTGGGAAGTTGCTTTGGAGAAAGCAAAAGAGGGAATAGAAATTGGAAAAGCTAAAATTGAAGAATTAGCAGGGAAAATAAAGGAATCAACAGCTAAAATTGAAGAACAAGTAGAAGAGTAG
- a CDS encoding diacylglycerol kinase family lipid kinase yields the protein MRTKFIINPDSSRGKVKKKIEQIKKYIKELNIDSSIDFTQKSKHAKELARKAADENFEIVVAVGGDGTVHEVINGIYGTNSSLGIIPIGAGNDLSTCLGIPQKDIKKAIEIINIGKTKKIDLGKINGEYFAGVAGTGFDTMVVDFAFKHRNLLKLLGSLFYIYGVYNVLIRFKPILFKLITKDNTIEKKAMTIAVGNSWMYGGGMKVVPDAKLDDGLFDVCIVEEISKLEFLKVFPRIFSGTHVTHPAVKIFRTDFLRIESNKKISVQADGEIIKSLPVNFEIIPKALNAIVP from the coding sequence TTGAGAACAAAATTTATTATAAACCCAGATTCAAGTAGGGGAAAAGTAAAAAAGAAAATTGAGCAGATTAAAAAGTATATTAAAGAATTAAATATTGATTCATCAATAGATTTCACACAGAAATCTAAACATGCAAAAGAATTAGCCAGAAAAGCAGCTGATGAAAACTTTGAAATAGTTGTTGCTGTAGGAGGAGATGGGACTGTTCATGAAGTAATAAATGGTATTTATGGAACTAATAGTTCATTAGGCATTATTCCTATTGGAGCAGGAAATGATTTATCAACCTGTTTAGGAATTCCTCAAAAAGATATAAAAAAGGCAATTGAAATAATTAATATTGGAAAAACAAAAAAAATAGACCTTGGTAAAATAAATGGTGAGTATTTTGCAGGAGTTGCAGGAACTGGATTTGATACCATGGTTGTGGATTTTGCATTTAAACACAGAAATTTATTAAAATTATTAGGTTCACTTTTTTATATTTATGGTGTTTACAATGTTCTCATTAGATTTAAACCTATACTTTTTAAATTAATTACAAAAGACAACACTATAGAGAAAAAAGCTATGACAATAGCAGTAGGCAACTCATGGATGTATGGTGGTGGAATGAAGGTTGTTCCGGATGCAAAACTTGATGATGGTTTATTTGATGTATGCATTGTTGAGGAAATATCTAAATTGGAATTCTTAAAAGTATTTCCAAGAATATTTTCAGGAACTCATGTAACTCACCCTGCAGTAAAAATATTTAGAACTGACTTTTTAAGAATTGAATCTAACAAGAAAATAAGTGTGCAAGCTGATGGAGAAATTATAAAAAGTCTTCCAGTAAATTTTGAAATAATACCAAAAGCTCTTAATGCAATTGTTCCTTAA